A window of the Pseudomonadota bacterium genome harbors these coding sequences:
- the tsaA gene encoding tRNA (N6-threonylcarbamoyladenosine(37)-N6)-methyltransferase TrmO, whose product MSTMNAPVPVSLTPIGVVRSPFREKFGVPRQAGLAPAAEARVELYPPYDEDATVAGLEAFSHLWLIFHFHHTEAQGWRATVRPPRLGGNAKVGVYASRSPFRPNPLGLSAVELLGIERQGGRLSLRIAGADLVDGTPVFDIKPYLTYADSLPDARAGYADEAPMATCEVRFSPEAQVALAARRRSYPQLEQLIVQVLQADPRPAYRGSAAQARRYGMRLLDFDLRWRVEEDGVVVEALADLDGPAS is encoded by the coding sequence ATGAGCACGATGAACGCTCCTGTGCCCGTCAGCCTCACCCCGATCGGCGTCGTCCGCTCCCCGTTCCGTGAGAAGTTCGGGGTGCCGCGCCAGGCTGGCCTCGCTCCCGCCGCCGAAGCTCGGGTGGAGCTCTACCCACCCTACGACGAGGACGCGACGGTGGCGGGCCTGGAGGCCTTCTCGCATCTGTGGCTCATCTTCCATTTCCACCACACCGAGGCCCAGGGATGGCGAGCGACGGTACGGCCGCCGCGCCTGGGAGGAAATGCCAAGGTGGGCGTGTACGCCAGTCGCTCGCCCTTTCGCCCCAATCCTCTCGGGTTATCCGCCGTGGAGCTGCTCGGGATCGAGCGCCAGGGAGGACGCCTGAGTCTGCGGATCGCGGGCGCGGACCTCGTCGATGGCACACCCGTCTTCGACATCAAGCCCTACCTGACCTACGCCGATAGCCTGCCGGACGCCCGCGCCGGCTACGCCGACGAAGCGCCGATGGCCACGTGTGAGGTGCGCTTCTCGCCCGAGGCGCAGGTGGCCCTCGCCGCGCGGCGCAGGTCCTACCCGCAGCTGGAGCAGCTGATCGTGCAGGTGCTGCAGGCAGACCCGCGTCCCGCCTATCGGGGCAGCGCAGCGCAAGCGCGCCGCTACGGCATGCGCCTGCTCGACTTCGACCTGCGCTGGCGCGTAGAGGAGGACGGCGTGGTGGTGGAAGCGCTGGCGGACCTCGATG
- a CDS encoding S41 family peptidase, with product TAENPNAMWDSSAYLTFIDEAFEQFLDADAQQLIIDLRDNPGGDSSFSDPMLAWIADRPFRFCSAFLIRSSDEAAASNQARLDASPDATEGVSAQFARDYAKTPRGERFAFDIPWAQPREGRRFEGEVVVLINRHSYSNAVNVAATVQDYGFAVIAGEKTSDMATTYGAMEQFTLAHTGLTVGFPKAHIIRPSGDTRVDGVTPDWEIPTPIAPTASDVVLEQLLARLKR from the coding sequence ACACCGCGGAGAACCCGAACGCGATGTGGGACAGCAGCGCGTACCTCACCTTCATCGACGAGGCCTTCGAGCAGTTCCTGGATGCCGATGCCCAGCAGCTGATCATCGACTTACGCGACAACCCAGGCGGCGACAGCTCCTTCAGCGATCCCATGCTGGCCTGGATCGCCGATCGGCCCTTTCGCTTCTGCTCGGCCTTCCTGATTCGCTCGAGCGACGAGGCGGCGGCGTCCAACCAAGCGCGCCTCGATGCCAGCCCGGATGCCACGGAGGGTGTCTCGGCCCAGTTCGCTCGCGACTACGCCAAGACGCCGCGTGGTGAACGCTTCGCCTTCGACATCCCTTGGGCGCAGCCCCGGGAGGGCAGACGCTTCGAGGGCGAGGTGGTCGTGCTCATCAATCGCCATTCCTACTCCAACGCCGTAAACGTCGCTGCCACGGTGCAGGACTACGGCTTCGCCGTGATCGCCGGGGAGAAGACCTCGGACATGGCCACCACCTACGGCGCGATGGAGCAGTTCACCCTGGCGCACACGGGCCTGACGGTGGGCTTCCCCAAAGCACACATCATCCGGCCGTCGGGAGACACGCGGGTCGACGGGGTGACGCCGGATTGGGAGATCCCCACGCCGATCGCGCCCACGGCGAGCGACGTGGTGCTGGAACAGCTGTTGGCAAGGTTGAAGCGCTAG